The following proteins are encoded in a genomic region of Brachypodium distachyon strain Bd21 chromosome 1, Brachypodium_distachyon_v3.0, whole genome shotgun sequence:
- the LOC104581537 gene encoding uncharacterized protein LOC104581537: MERSRSFSISEKSSNKDHGSSSTKTDLRCYSASYVTAKKAPAGTTWPPSATSSSTTTTSAAAGSKAKKWSSGFVAPSELRRKRRVAGYRVYGVEGKVKVSLKSGVRWLKGKCTQVVDGLW, from the coding sequence ATGGAGAGGTCAAGGTCCTTTTCAATTTCAGAGAAGAGCAGCAACAAAGACCATGGTTCCTCCAGCACAAAGACCGACCTGAGGTGCTACAGCGCCTCCTATGTGACAGCCAAGAAGGCACCTGCAGGCACCACATGGCCTCCTTCTgcaacttcttcttctactactacgacgtcggcggcggccggttcGAAGGCGAAGAAGTGGAGCAGCGGCTTCGTTGCCCCGTCGGAGCtgcggaggaagaggagggtgGCGGGGTACAGGGTGTACGGCGTGGAAGGGAAGGTGAAGGTGTCCCTGAAGAGCGGTGTCAGGTGGCTCAAGGGCAAGTGCACCCAGGTGGTGGACGGCTTGTGGTGA